The Pieris rapae chromosome 1, ilPieRapa1.1, whole genome shotgun sequence genome contains the following window.
GGTATGGTGGGATATGACCAGCTGGGCCTCAGAAGAGAGCTAGCTGtgtcagtttatttatttaagattcttACGGGTAGGGTGCATAATCCGGATATAATGGAGAGGCTGGGTCTACGGATATCAAATAGAAACCTGAGACTTACGTCTAAAAttttggatgtaccgcgcgCAGCTTAGAgttgcaattatttataatttattaattatttgaaacttgaatgtttgatttattaacTAGGTGATAAAAACTTACCTCTCCATCTGTCATAGGCTGATTGTTCCAAGCTAGTAAATCTAACACATACATTGTATTTGATTCTTTATCATAAAAGCAATCCAACACACAATTTCCACTTGATTTAGGATTACCACCAGGCAGTGAAGTCcaacattcaaatttaaaatgaccaTATTTTGTAAAGCATTTAGTGTTACCCTGAAAagaattatagtattttttaaattgtagcCTCATACTAATAACAAAAGAGAAACTAAAAACAAGactgatataaatataatgtttttaatatgattttgatAAGACTCAATtactcaaataattatatataaaatgtaatgaatataACAAAGTTCATTCTTAAATCTTCTCTTGGTATTATGCTTTTGTGATGtctagataatataaaaaaggtctCTAAGAAGAAGCAGATTTTTACAttctcttataaaaaattgataataaaagataCAATAGTAATGATAAGTAAtgataagtaatttttacatgGATTACAATATACTTACATGAAAAGCTATGACAAGCAATCTCATTGCTTTAGGGCAAGGGGCAATGTACCAATTTGTTTCAAAGTCTGATGGTTTTTCGATCAGCCATTCAGATAGCATTAAAACATTACTATATGTTTGAGGTGTTTTATGAAATCCAGCTACATAAATATTTGGTCTGTAAGACACCTAAATAAcatgtttatgtttataaatatgtatttcccTAATCAAAACTAGTTTAACGAGCTTTTATCACAAtgatatcaaataattatgataaatacgtaacatgtttatttaaaaaaaattaattctcaaACAAACTTAATTGCAATAGGTGATtcaatattacaatacaattcatgtttacaattacttaagtcctaaagaaatatgttttcCAACTGAAGTAACAAGTGTTGTCTAAATTTTTACATGTCCCATGACTGAAATTACTGGTTTGAGTAGTTATAACAAGGATTTTATTTCTAAGTTATGCTTTTATTGTCCTCTGTTTACTACTTTTATACTCACTTTGTTATTTGTTCTGAATGTTTTTTCTTGTTCCACGACGTTAATAAGTCCTCTTAATTTATCAACCTTATTCTGTCTATTGctgtaaagtaattaatacagaattatttatatagaaaaaaaagctttaaaacATAAGGGCTTTGTTTGACCTACTTTTTTTGGGTTTCTAAGAGTTCTTTGCGTCGTTCCTCTTGAGATCCATATTTTCCCCAATTTTTATACAGGTCCTGATGTGACAAATCGTCATCTTTTTCACCAATAGCTTCAAGATTTTGAATAGCTTTTTCTAATACTTCAATATCACCCTCCATAATAGATTCACAATGATAGATGAATTcaccttattttattaaactataatattaaaatttaaataggatTCTGTACGTATTATCCATTTAGAAGTTAGAAAAGCGGTAACTGGTAAGCACTAAGCCGAAGCagttgaaacttttattaaaagtgaCAAACGCGAATCGCCGTCTGACAAATGACAACTGATAACTCATTAATCTTAagcaagtattttatattgttgaattttttccctttttaaaatactaggtattactaaaaataagaatatttataactttaataatattcagagGCTAATGACTAAGagacaatacaaataattgataaacttacgcaaaaattatatattgttagaaAAAATCCGTAAAGGTTTTAATAAGCATAACTTATTAAGGATATATGTAGGTAATTAAATTGAGATCTGAACCATGCTTAGTTCGTATGTACTaacattttattctaaatatgtGTCTTTGATCTTATATGATtatcttttttgatatttatataaaaaggatacgttcaaagtaaaaaaataataacaaccgTCGAAAATGTTCTAATAAGAAAACaactatttcaaattaaatttttaaatatttttattttatgttctttatagttcaagttattattaattctacaCTAGAAAGGAATAAAcctatatacctatatacatatataatatatagtacagaattacatattatgtatccTACGCGTTAGACGCTATAATTGCTCTAATACGGAGATTCTGGATACTTACGGACATGCATAGATTTTTGGTTTACATCCATGTGAAAGTTGTAAACAAGGCTAGACATATCATATATCTACGTAATAGTTAcagaatatattgtaatattaatattacattgtatattaatattacatatcaaGATGTTGATAACATTGCTATCAAATTAATCTTCGTTACTTTACTCTTAGCTTTGGTTTATACTGAAAACAAATTTTGAGTATTTGTCTGTTCTATGTAGAAATACAATTTCCGTATATCCGTACCTATATTACTttcttaaaaagttaaaaaaaattcatagttGAActcgaaattatttttaacttactttttaagtataattggAAAAATTCCGATGTAATTATTGTTAGTAAAAAACCAAATCATCCTTCAAAGGCAATTATTATCTTCATTAGATATACGCCTGTTGGTTTACCccgtaaatttaaaaacgataCAAATCTCGAttgtaatttgaatattgaGTTTTCGTACCACGTAATTCCAAGTGTGTCCTAGGATGATATGGATATTAAGGAGCCTCGAATTTAATAT
Protein-coding sequences here:
- the LOC110994912 gene encoding snurportin-1, giving the protein MEGDIEVLEKAIQNLEAIGEKDDDLSHQDLYKNWGKYGSQEERRKELLETQKNNRQNKVDKLRGLINVVEQEKTFRTNNKVSYRPNIYVAGFHKTPQTYSNVLMLSEWLIEKPSDFETNWYIAPCPKAMRLLVIAFHGNTKCFTKYGHFKFECWTSLPGGNPKSSGNCVLDCFYDKESNTMYVLDLLAWNNQPMTDGETEFRQFWLQTHLNDISAIKKVSDFNKVIFKLLSMIPCTKENLNNLFSKFPPCDDLNFPALDGLLFYHRQAHYFAGQTPLVGWLFPYMVNEVLGQDITVSSEYLAGIPEDYTNQTDFISSFEEKLKQRNKRNRNNCSMETENVESEEYTENDKKVNSMESEEVMSIEPLENK